The Odocoileus virginianus isolate 20LAN1187 ecotype Illinois chromosome 27, Ovbor_1.2, whole genome shotgun sequence genome has a window encoding:
- the LOC110133202 gene encoding olfactory receptor 6N2-like, whose protein sequence is MERANRTLVTQFVFVRFSNSPCLQLLFFSLFLLVYLLSLVGNGLIVLIVTLDGRLHIPMYFFICNLSLVELWYTTVTVPKMLANFLSSQGVISVPSCITQYYFFFSLAATELFFLTTMAYDRYAAICRPLHYPLLLSPQTCGTLAGICWCGGFLCPMFPSFLLTQISFCTPNQINHFFCDADQIFRLSCTDTYAIQAVGYAFSTVIILGALVFTMASYAHILATVLAMASAAARRKAFSTCTAHLSVVTIYFGTLIFMYVRPAVKYESSINKIVAIFYSVITPLLNPLIYTLRNKDVKEALKVLVSRMKKVYHSSRETK, encoded by the coding sequence ATGGAGAGAGCCAACCGCACCTTGGTCACTCAGTTTGTGTTCGTGAGATTTTCCAACTCTCCATGTCTGCAGCTgctcttcttctccctcttcctcctggtCTACCTCTTATCCCTGGTGGGCAATGGGCTCATTGTGCTCATTGTGACCCTGGACGGGCGCCTCCACATCCCCATGTACTTCTTTATCTGCAACCTCTCCTTGGTAGAGCTCTGGTACACCACAGTCACCGTGCCCAAAATGCTGGCCAATTTTCTCAGTTCCCAAGGGGTCATCTCAGTTCCCAGCTGCATCACCCAATACTACTTCTTCTTCTCTTTGGCTGCCACAGAACTCTTCTTTCTCACCaccatggcctatgaccgctatgcgGCCATCTGCCGACCACTCCACTACCCGCTGCTGCTCAGCCCTCAAACGTGTGGTACCCTGGCTGGCATCTGCTGGTGTGGGGGATTCCTCTGCCCCATGTTCCCCTCATTCCTCCTTACACAGATCTCCTTCTGCACCCCCAACCAGATCAACCACTTCTTCTGTGATGCTGACCAGATTTTCCGCCTTTCCTGCACAGACACATACGCCATCCAAGCTGTGGGCTATGCTTTTAGCACTGTCATTATCCTAGGGGCCCTGGTCTTTACCATGGCTTCCTATGCCCACATCCTGGCCACAGTTCTAGCCATGGCCTCAGCTGCTGCTCGGCGTAAGGCCTTTTCCACATGCACAGCTCATCTTTCCGTGGTCACCATCTACTTTGGCACTCTCATATTCATGTATGTCCGCCCTGCAGTTAAGTATGAGTCAAGTATCAACAAGATTGTGGCTATTTTCTACTCAGTCATCACTCCCCTTCTCAATCCTCTCATCTATACACTCCGTAACAAGGATGTCAAGGAAGCTCTGAAAGTCTTGGTGTCCCGGATGAAAAAGGTCTACCACTCAAGCAGGGAGACAAAGTGA
- the LOC110124846 gene encoding olfactory receptor 10C1, with product MPTNTSVVTEFILVGFSRLADLQGFLFSFFLTVYLLTVAGNLLIVVLVSADAALRTPMYFFLRNLSTLEIGYTSVTVPLLLHHLLTGQRRIPRSGCALQMFFFLLFGATECCLLAAMAYDRYAAICQPLPYPLLLSQRTCLYLAGSAWACGALVGLGHTSFIFSLPFCGPNAIPHFLCEIQAVLQLVCGNTSLNELQIILAAALLILCPFGLILGSYGRILATIFRIPSAAGRLKAFSTCPSHLVVVCLFYGTAIFIYIRPKASYDPASDPLVSLFYAVVTPILNPIIYSLRNADVKAALKRTIQKMGPAKI from the coding sequence ATGCCTACAAACACCTCCGTGGTGACTGAATTCATCCTTGTCGGCTTCTCCCGCCTGGCCGACCTCCAGggcttcctcttctccttctttctcaCCGTCTACCTGCTCACGGTGGCCGGCAACCTCCTCATTGTGGTGCTGGTCTCCGCTGACGCTGCCCTCCggacccccatgtacttcttccttcGAAACCTCTCAACCCTGGAGATCGGCTACACGTCTGTCACGGTCCCCCTGCTGCTTCACCACCTCCTTACCGGTCAGCGCCGCATCCCTCGCTCTGGTTGTGCTCTCCAAatgttcttctttctcctctttggtGCCACAGAGTGTTGCCTCCTGGCagccatggcctatgaccgctacgcCGCCATATGCCAACCCCTTCCCTACCCACTGCTGCTAAGCCAACGGACGTGCCTGTATCTAGCTGGGTCAGCGTGGGCCTGCGGGGCACTGGTGGGCCTAGGCCACACCTCCTTTATCTTCTCCTTGCCCTTCTGTGGCCCCAATGCCATCCCACACTTCCTCTGTGAGATCCAGGCTGTCCTGCAGCTGGTATGCGGGAACACCTCTCTCAACGAACTACAGATTATCCTGGCCGCTGCtctcctcatcctctgtccctttGGCCTCATCCTGGGTTCCTACGGGCGTATCCTGGCTACTATCTTCCGGATCCCATCTGCTGCTGGCCGCCTCAAAGCCTTCTCCACTTGCCCCTCCCACCTGGTGGTGGTGTGCCTTTTCTATGGCACCGCCATCTTTATCTACATCCGGCCTAAGGCCAGCTATGATCCCGCCAGTGACCCCCTTGTCTCCCTCTTCTATGCTGTAGTCACCCCCATCCTCAATCCCATCATCTACAGCCTCCGGAACGCTGATGTCAAGGCTGCCCTAAAGAGAACCATCCAGAAAATGGGGCCGGCAAAAATTTGA
- the LOC139031545 gene encoding olfactory receptor 11A1-like yields MEIVSIGNQTITEFVLLGFCVRAELHLLLFTVFTVIYASIILGNMLIIVAVVSSQRLHTPMYFFLANLSFLEILYTSSVVPKMLEGFLQEAAISVAGCLLQFFIFGSLATAECFLLAVMAYDRYLAICYPLHYPLLMGPRWCLGLVVIAWLSGFMVGVVIIALMAQLRFCGPNHIDHFYCDFMPLMSLACSDPGVAQMTTFILSVVCLTVPFGLILTSYGRIVVAVLRVPAGASRRKAFSTCSSHLAVVSTYYGTLMVLYIAPSAVHSQLLTKVFALLYTVVTPLFNPVIYTLRNKEVQQALWRLLYVKQTETND; encoded by the coding sequence ATGGAAATTGTCTCCATAGGAAACCAAACTATTACTGAATTTGTCCTTCTTGGTTTCTGTGTCAGAGCTGAGCTGCATCTCCTTCTCTTTACTGTGTTCACTGTCATCTACGCTTCCATCATCCTAGGGAACATGCTAATCATTGTGGCGGTGGTTAGCTCGCAGAGGCTCCACACacccatgtatttcttcctggctAATCTGTCCTTCTTGGAGATCCTCTATACTTCCTCAGTGGTGCCCAAAATGTTGGAGGGCTTCCTGCAGGAGGCAGCCATCTCTGTGGCTGGTTGCTTGCTCCAGTTCTTTATCTTTGGTTCTTTAGCCACTGCTGAATGCTTCCTACTGGCTGTCATGGCATATGATCGCTACCTGGCCAtctgctacccactccactacCCTCTCCTGATGGGACCCAGATGGTGTTTGGGGCTGGTGGTCATAGCGTGGCTCTCTGGCTTCATGGTAGGTGTAGTGATTATAGCCCTCATGGCCCAACTGAGATTCTGTGGCCCCAACCACATTGATCACTTTTACTGTGACTTCATGCCTTTGATGAGCCTGGCCTGCTCAGATCCCGGTGTAGCCCAGATGACAACATTCATTCTCTCTGTGGTCTGCCTCACTGTTCCCTTTGGACTGATTCTGACATCTTATGGCCGGATCGTGGTGGCTGTGCTGCGAGTTCCTGCTGGGGCCAGCAGAAGAAAGGCTTTCTCCACGTGTTCCTCCCACCTAGCTGTAGTGTCCACATACTATGGTACTCTCATGGTCTTGTACATTGCACCGTCTGCTGTCCACTCCCAGCTCCTCACCAAGGTCTTTGCCCTGCTCTACACTGTGGTCACTCCTCTGTTCAATCCTGTGATTTATACCCTGAGGAATAAGGAAGTTCAGCAGGCACTATGGAGGCTTCTGTATGTTAAGCAAACTGAAACAAATGATTGA